Part of the bacterium genome, GGTGGAGATGGTGATGCCGGGGGACAACATCACGATGGAAGTGGAACTGATCACCGAGATCGCCATGGAGGACGGTTTGCGGTTTGCCATCCGCGAGGGCGGCCGGACCGTGGGCGCCGGCGTGGTGACCAAGATCGTAAAATAATTCTCAGCAGATAAGAAACATCGTCCGCCGATACAGCGGGCGAACGGGCGGAACCATCTGCTTCGCCTGGAATTAAGTTAATCGGAGCGTTATCCATGTCTGGTCAAAAACTCAGAATAAAACTCAAGGCGTACGATCACCGTTTGATCGACAAATCCACTGAAAAGATCATCAAGACGGCCAAGACCACTGGTGCGATGATCGTGGGGCCGATTCCGCTGCCGACGAGCCGTTCGGTGTTCACAGTGTTGCGGTCGCCTCATGTGGATAAAAAGTCGCGCGAGCAGTTTGAGACGCGGGTTCACAAGCGATTGATCGACATTCACAACTCGTCCCCGAAAACGGTGGATGCGCTGATGAAGCTGGAGCTTCCGGCCGGCGTGGATGTGGAGATCAAAGTGTGATGACCGCAACGTCCGTTTTTAATTGATCAGGCGTGCGACGGCACTATAACCCTATTCGATGGTATATCAATGCGTGCACTTATCGGCAAAAAAATCGGCATGACCCGGATCTTTGATGAAGCCGGCAACATGGTTGCGGCAACGGTTATCGAAGCCGGTCCCTGCGTGGTGACACAGGTTAAAACCCAGGACAAGGACGGCTATATCGCCGTCCAGGTGGGTTTCGGCAGCAAAAAGGAAAAGCACACCAATCGGGCTTTGCGCGGCCATTACAAGGCTTCCGGCAAAGGACCCTACGAGGTGGTGCGCGAACTGCGCGATCTGGAAATCGATCGCGAAGTCAAGATCGGCGATGAGATCAAGGCCGACATCTTTACCGTGGGCGATATCGTCCGGGTGACCGGCGTGAGCAAAGGGTTGGGCTTTCAGGGCGTGGTGCGCCGACATCATTTCAACGGCGGTCCAGTGACCCATGGCCAGAGCGATCGGCTGCGTGCGCCGGGTTCACTGGGTCAGTCGTCCTATCCTTCGCGCGTATACAAGGGCCTGCGCATGGCCGGCCGCATGGGCGGCGACCGCGTGACCCTGCGCAACCTGCGCGTGCTCAAGGTGGATACGGCCAACAACCTGCTGATCATCAAGGGCGCGGTGCCGGGAACAGAAAACGGGATTGTTTTAATCAGAAAGTAAACTCGCATATGGAATTACAGGTTTACACCAAAGAGGGAAAAGAGACCGGCCGCAGCGTCAAGGTTTCGGACAAAATTTTCGCCGTGGAACCGAACGAACATGCGGTGTATTTGGCGGTGAACGCGCAGCAGACCAATGCGCGGCAGGGTACCCGGGCCACCAAGACCCGTTCCGAGGTCTCCGGCGGCGGTAAAAAGCCCTGGAAGCAAAAGGGACGCGGCACCGCGCGCTCCGGTTCCAGCCGCTCGCCGATCTGGCGGGGCGGCGGCACCACCCACGGCCCGCAGCCGCAAGAGTTCGAGTTTAAGCTGCCGGTCAAGGTGAAGCGCCTGGCGCGCAAGTCGGTGTTGTCGGCCAAAGTGAAAGAGGACGGCATCCGCATCGTTGAAGATTTCAGCCTGGAGCAGGCCAAAACCAAAGAGGTGTCGACGGTGCTGAAGAGCTTCGGCCTGACCGGCGCCCGAACCCTGTTGCTGCTGCCGGCCTATGATGAAAAGTTCTGGCAGGCCAGCCGCAACCTGAAAAATCTGCGCGTGCATATTGCCAAGGACGCCTCGACGTATGATCTGTTGCATTGCCGGACGCTGTTGGTCATGGAGAGCGCGATCAAAAATCTGGAGGGTACTCTCAAGTCATGAAACGTGAACAGACCATCATCATCAAACCGATCCTGACTGAGAAAGCGCTCAAGATGCAGGAAGCGGCCCATCGCTACACCTTTCAGGTGCATGCGGACGCCAACAAGATCGAGATCCAGCAGGCGGTGACGAAAAAGTTTCAGGTGC contains:
- the tuf gene encoding elongation factor Tu (EF-Tu; promotes GTP-dependent binding of aminoacyl-tRNA to the A-site of ribosomes during protein biosynthesis; when the tRNA anticodon matches the mRNA codon, GTP hydrolysis results; the inactive EF-Tu-GDP leaves the ribosome and release of GDP is promoted by elongation factor Ts; many prokaryotes have two copies of the gene encoding EF-Tu), which codes for VEMVMPGDNITMEVELITEIAMEDGLRFAIREGGRTVGAGVVTKIVK
- the rplD gene encoding 50S ribosomal protein L4, producing MELQVYTKEGKETGRSVKVSDKIFAVEPNEHAVYLAVNAQQTNARQGTRATKTRSEVSGGGKKPWKQKGRGTARSGSSRSPIWRGGGTTHGPQPQEFEFKLPVKVKRLARKSVLSAKVKEDGIRIVEDFSLEQAKTKEVSTVLKSFGLTGARTLLLLPAYDEKFWQASRNLKNLRVHIAKDASTYDLLHCRTLLVMESAIKNLEGTLKS
- the rpsJ gene encoding 30S ribosomal protein S10, which translates into the protein MSGQKLRIKLKAYDHRLIDKSTEKIIKTAKTTGAMIVGPIPLPTSRSVFTVLRSPHVDKKSREQFETRVHKRLIDIHNSSPKTVDALMKLELPAGVDVEIKV
- the rplC gene encoding 50S ribosomal protein L3; the encoded protein is MRALIGKKIGMTRIFDEAGNMVAATVIEAGPCVVTQVKTQDKDGYIAVQVGFGSKKEKHTNRALRGHYKASGKGPYEVVRELRDLEIDREVKIGDEIKADIFTVGDIVRVTGVSKGLGFQGVVRRHHFNGGPVTHGQSDRLRAPGSLGQSSYPSRVYKGLRMAGRMGGDRVTLRNLRVLKVDTANNLLIIKGAVPGTENGIVLIRK